In one Methylocaldum szegediense genomic region, the following are encoded:
- a CDS encoding cytochrome c oxidase assembly protein has protein sequence MNDSDSRKGNKRLTWSMVLVAVGMFGFGFAMVPLYNVFCEVTGLNGKVKSEAVADAAYVVDQSRELSIEFITSVNENMPLAFRAEKAKMKIHPGQYYTVKFYAENTSDKKMVGRAIPSVAPGTATQYLNKTECFCFSEQEFEPHKLREMPVRFVIDPSIPENVKDMTLSYTFFDITDKNQN, from the coding sequence GTGAACGATTCAGATAGCAGAAAAGGCAATAAGCGGTTGACGTGGTCGATGGTCTTAGTGGCTGTCGGCATGTTTGGTTTCGGCTTCGCCATGGTGCCGTTATACAACGTGTTCTGCGAAGTGACCGGGCTGAACGGGAAAGTGAAGTCAGAGGCAGTCGCGGACGCGGCATATGTGGTCGATCAGTCACGGGAGTTGTCGATCGAATTCATTACTTCTGTGAATGAAAACATGCCTCTCGCTTTCCGCGCCGAGAAAGCGAAGATGAAAATACATCCGGGGCAGTATTACACGGTCAAGTTCTATGCCGAAAATACCAGCGACAAGAAAATGGTCGGACGTGCTATTCCCAGCGTTGCCCCCGGCACGGCTACCCAATATTTGAACAAGACGGAGTGCTTCTGTTTTTCCGAACAAGAATTCGAGCCGCACAAGTTGCGGGAAATGCCGGTTCGATTCGTGATCGATCCATCCATACCGGAAAACGTTAAGGACATGACGCTTTCCTATACGTTCTTCGATATCACCGACAAGAACCAGAACTGA
- a CDS encoding cytochrome c oxidase subunit 3, translated as MATKDAYYLPHKASWPIVGSIGLTTLVVGFANYLNGSSIGGTLMVLGAGILIFMLAGWFGAVINESISGLYNQQVDSSFRMGMIWFITSEVFFFGAFFGALYYARIYAVPWLAGEGSFASGATADLWQGFQAIWPTNGPGHVGGEFEPMEAWGVPALNTLILLTSGGTVTWAHWGLLANNRGQLIKGLIATVALGFLFVILQGFEYHEAYTEMGLTLGSGIYGSTFFMLTGFHGLHVTIGAIILTVVLIRSIRGHFSPEHHFAFEAAAWYWHFVDVVWLGLFVFVYWL; from the coding sequence ATGGCAACAAAAGACGCGTACTATCTACCGCACAAAGCGAGTTGGCCGATCGTGGGCTCGATCGGACTCACCACTTTGGTTGTGGGGTTTGCTAACTATCTCAACGGATCGAGCATCGGCGGAACGCTCATGGTGCTGGGGGCCGGCATCCTGATTTTCATGTTAGCCGGATGGTTCGGTGCGGTGATAAACGAGAGTATCTCCGGGCTGTACAACCAGCAGGTGGACAGCTCTTTCCGGATGGGGATGATCTGGTTCATCACCTCAGAAGTGTTCTTCTTTGGAGCGTTTTTCGGCGCTCTGTATTACGCGCGGATTTACGCGGTGCCGTGGCTGGCCGGCGAAGGCAGTTTTGCTTCTGGCGCTACCGCCGATCTCTGGCAAGGGTTTCAGGCCATTTGGCCGACCAATGGCCCTGGCCATGTGGGTGGCGAGTTCGAACCCATGGAAGCGTGGGGGGTTCCGGCCTTGAATACGTTGATTCTGCTGACCAGTGGCGGCACGGTGACCTGGGCGCACTGGGGATTGTTAGCCAATAATCGTGGCCAATTGATCAAAGGGTTGATCGCTACCGTTGCATTGGGCTTCCTCTTCGTGATCCTCCAAGGCTTCGAATACCATGAAGCCTACACGGAGATGGGGCTAACCTTGGGATCCGGAATCTACGGCTCGACGTTCTTCATGTTGACCGGGTTCCATGGCTTGCACGTGACGATCGGTGCCATCATCCTCACGGTGGTTTTGATCCGGAGTATCCGCGGGCACTTCAGTCCGGAGCATCACTTCGCTTTTGAAGCTGCCGCGTGGTATTGGCACTTCGTTGACGTCGTGTGGTTGGGGCTCTTCGTCTTCGTTTATTGGCTCTGA
- the ctaD gene encoding cytochrome c oxidase subunit I — translation MSSVVATHDEHHDHGPAKGILRWVFTTNHKDIGTLYLTAALIMFLVGGAMALVIRAELFAPGMQFVDPLFFNQMTTLHALIMVFGAVMPAFAGLANWMIPIMIGAPDMALPRLNNWSFWLLPFAFALLASTLFMDGGAPAAGWTLYPPLVLQGGAHLPFAIFSIHLLGISSIMAAINIIVTVFNMRAPGMTLMKMPLFVWTWVITAFLLIAVMPVFAGAVTMLLTDKYFGTSFFNAAGGGDPVLYQHLFWFFGHPEVYIMILPSFGVISTVIPTFARKPLFGYSSMVYATASIAFLSFIVWAHHQFTVGMPLAGELYFTYATMLIAVPTGVKVFNWIATMWKGAMTFETPMLFAIAFVVLFTMGGFTGLMMAISPADLQYHDTYFIVAHFHYVLVPGAVFALFAATYYWLPKWTGHMYDERLGKLHFWLSTISVNLLFFPQHFLGLAGMPRRIPDYATQFAEFNAWSSVGAFVFGFSQLIFVYVIIKAIRGGEIATYEVWEGAQKHGLEWTLPSPPPYHTWTTAPEIR, via the coding sequence ATGTCATCCGTAGTGGCAACTCATGATGAGCACCATGACCATGGCCCCGCTAAGGGGATTCTGAGGTGGGTGTTCACGACCAATCATAAGGACATCGGAACCTTGTATCTGACGGCGGCTTTGATCATGTTCCTGGTCGGGGGCGCCATGGCGCTGGTCATTCGTGCCGAGCTGTTCGCACCCGGTATGCAGTTCGTGGATCCGCTGTTCTTCAATCAGATGACCACGCTGCACGCCCTGATCATGGTGTTCGGTGCTGTAATGCCCGCCTTTGCCGGATTGGCGAACTGGATGATTCCGATCATGATCGGTGCACCGGACATGGCTCTGCCCCGGTTGAACAACTGGAGCTTTTGGCTCCTACCGTTCGCCTTCGCGCTCCTGGCGAGCACGCTGTTCATGGACGGTGGTGCGCCAGCCGCGGGGTGGACGCTTTACCCGCCTTTGGTCCTACAAGGTGGTGCGCATCTGCCGTTTGCTATCTTCTCCATCCATTTGCTGGGTATTTCGTCGATCATGGCGGCGATCAATATCATCGTCACCGTGTTCAATATGCGCGCGCCCGGCATGACGCTGATGAAGATGCCGTTGTTCGTGTGGACCTGGGTGATCACCGCCTTCCTCTTGATCGCCGTTATGCCGGTGTTCGCGGGTGCGGTGACCATGTTGCTGACCGACAAATACTTCGGCACGAGCTTCTTCAATGCCGCGGGCGGTGGCGATCCTGTGCTTTACCAGCACTTGTTCTGGTTCTTCGGGCATCCCGAGGTATACATCATGATTCTGCCGTCATTCGGGGTAATTTCCACCGTTATCCCGACCTTCGCGCGGAAGCCGCTGTTCGGGTATAGCTCGATGGTCTATGCCACGGCTTCGATTGCATTCCTGTCGTTCATCGTCTGGGCCCACCACCAGTTCACCGTTGGCATGCCGCTCGCCGGAGAGCTGTATTTCACCTATGCCACGATGTTGATTGCGGTACCGACCGGGGTGAAGGTGTTCAACTGGATCGCCACCATGTGGAAAGGTGCGATGACTTTCGAAACACCGATGCTGTTTGCCATCGCCTTCGTCGTACTGTTCACGATGGGCGGCTTCACCGGACTGATGATGGCTATTTCGCCCGCTGATCTGCAGTACCACGACACCTATTTCATCGTGGCTCATTTCCACTATGTGCTAGTGCCGGGCGCTGTGTTCGCGCTCTTCGCAGCAACCTACTATTGGCTGCCCAAATGGACCGGCCATATGTACGACGAACGTTTGGGTAAGCTGCACTTCTGGCTGTCTACTATCTCGGTCAACCTGCTGTTCTTCCCGCAGCATTTTCTGGGATTGGCGGGCATGCCGCGGCGTATTCCGGATTATGCGACGCAGTTTGCGGAATTTAACGCATGGTCCAGTGTCGGTGCCTTCGTGTTTGGCTTCTCCCAACTCATTTTCGTGTACGTGATTATCAAAGCCATCCGTGGCGGCGAGATTGCGACATACGAAGTGTGGGAAGGGGCTCAGAAACACGGCTTGGAGTGGACGCTGCCGTCTCCGCCTCCTTACCACACTTGGACGACCGCGCCGGAAATCCGGTAG
- a CDS encoding DUF2244 domain-containing protein, whose translation MIESERDVGSDSRRLVLTPNMSMSGRQALVLMLGIALVMAVIAGSFASMGAWLVLPFSGAEWLLLVYCFKLGLRNGRVREVITINETSVLVERGFDTPKQTYRFQRAWVALHWAEPPIKGYPSRLLFRSHGKEVEIGRFLAESERAALASELRKILFESK comes from the coding sequence ATGATCGAGTCTGAACGGGATGTCGGATCTGACAGCCGGCGGCTCGTGCTGACGCCGAATATGTCCATGAGCGGTCGCCAGGCATTGGTCCTAATGCTTGGTATTGCCCTAGTAATGGCGGTCATTGCAGGGAGCTTTGCATCGATGGGTGCATGGCTCGTATTGCCGTTCTCAGGGGCAGAATGGCTTCTTTTGGTTTATTGCTTCAAGCTGGGTTTAAGGAACGGTAGGGTTCGCGAAGTCATCACAATCAACGAAACCTCGGTTCTAGTCGAGCGAGGTTTCGATACACCGAAGCAGACCTATCGATTCCAGCGCGCGTGGGTGGCGCTCCATTGGGCTGAGCCTCCTATAAAAGGTTACCCAAGCCGTTTGTTATTTCGCTCCCATGGCAAGGAGGTTGAAATCGGACGATTTTTGGCCGAATCCGAGCGCGCGGCGCTGGCGAGCGAATTGCGAAAGATTTTGTTTGAGAGCAAATGA
- the coxB gene encoding cytochrome c oxidase subunit II, with the protein MNKIRRLLAGFGLLLWGEAHADYALNLTPGVTEISRDIYDLHMLIMWICVAIGVVVYSLIIYSVIHHRKSKGVVPAQFHENTKLEILWTVIPFLILLGMAIPATGVMVKAYDTSGADMTVKVTGYQWKWRYEYLDEGIDFFSSLDAKSNEARQLGASIDPASVPNYLLDVDNPLVVPVNKKIRFLFTGADVIHSWWVPALGWKKDTIPGFVTDAWAKIEKPGVYRGQCAELCGRDHAFMPIVVIAKTNEEYKQWVAEQKAKAETVKAEATKTFTMDELMAKGQEVYNSNCAGCHQVNGEGIPGTFPPIKGSPVATGPKDEHLKVVLKGKGDMMPAFEETLNPVELAAVVTYQRNAFGNDKGDMVQPSEIKSQD; encoded by the coding sequence GTGAATAAGATAAGACGACTGCTTGCCGGGTTCGGGTTGCTGCTGTGGGGAGAGGCACACGCCGACTACGCGCTTAACTTGACGCCGGGCGTCACCGAGATAAGCCGCGATATCTACGACCTCCACATGCTGATTATGTGGATTTGCGTGGCGATCGGCGTTGTCGTGTACAGCTTGATCATTTACTCCGTCATACATCATCGGAAATCCAAGGGAGTGGTTCCGGCACAGTTTCACGAAAATACCAAGCTCGAAATCCTGTGGACGGTAATTCCTTTCCTCATCCTTTTGGGCATGGCCATCCCTGCGACGGGTGTTATGGTCAAGGCTTACGACACCAGTGGCGCGGACATGACTGTCAAGGTCACCGGCTACCAATGGAAGTGGCGCTACGAGTATCTCGATGAGGGTATCGACTTCTTCAGCTCGCTGGACGCGAAAAGCAACGAAGCCCGTCAATTAGGCGCCAGTATCGACCCGGCTTCGGTTCCCAACTATCTGCTAGACGTCGATAATCCCTTGGTGGTTCCGGTCAACAAGAAAATCCGTTTCCTGTTTACTGGGGCCGACGTGATTCACTCCTGGTGGGTACCCGCTCTCGGCTGGAAAAAAGATACCATTCCGGGATTCGTGACCGACGCTTGGGCGAAGATCGAGAAACCGGGCGTTTATCGCGGTCAATGCGCGGAACTCTGCGGCCGCGATCACGCCTTCATGCCGATTGTCGTCATCGCCAAGACCAACGAAGAATACAAACAATGGGTTGCCGAACAGAAGGCCAAGGCGGAAACGGTCAAGGCCGAAGCAACCAAGACCTTCACCATGGATGAACTGATGGCAAAAGGGCAGGAAGTTTACAATTCCAACTGCGCGGGCTGCCACCAGGTCAACGGCGAAGGGATTCCCGGAACGTTCCCGCCGATCAAGGGCAGTCCGGTTGCGACCGGTCCGAAGGATGAGCACCTAAAGGTCGTGCTGAAAGGCAAAGGGGACATGATGCCGGCATTCGAAGAGACGCTCAACCCGGTAGAACTGGCTGCCGTGGTGACTTACCAGCGCAACGCCTTCGGTAACGACAAGGGCGACATGGTTCAGCCGAGCGAAATCAAGTCGCAAGATTAA
- the msrA gene encoding peptide-methionine (S)-S-oxide reductase MsrA — MSMKKLSLPDPGFALPGRLEKMPVPEFHFVNGHRMEPPYPDGSEIAVFGLGCFWGAERKFWQIPGVYVTAVGYAGGVTPNPTYEEVCSGMTGHAEVVRVVYEPDKVSYEELLKTFWESHDPTQGMRQGNDIGTQYRSMIFAYTLNQKRLAIASLNAYQRALNRKGYGQITTEIRDAAEFFYAEPYHQQYLAKNPGGYCGLGGTGVDCPARFDTSSAFDND; from the coding sequence ATGTCTATGAAAAAGCTTTCGTTGCCTGACCCCGGGTTCGCACTTCCGGGCCGCCTCGAGAAAATGCCGGTACCGGAATTTCACTTTGTAAACGGACATCGAATGGAGCCTCCTTATCCGGACGGTTCGGAAATCGCGGTCTTCGGCCTCGGTTGCTTCTGGGGCGCGGAGCGGAAATTCTGGCAGATTCCTGGCGTCTACGTGACGGCGGTGGGTTATGCTGGCGGCGTGACGCCTAATCCCACTTACGAGGAAGTCTGCAGCGGGATGACCGGCCACGCCGAGGTGGTTCGCGTTGTGTACGAACCGGATAAAGTCAGCTACGAAGAATTGCTGAAAACCTTCTGGGAGTCTCACGATCCTACACAAGGAATGCGCCAGGGCAACGACATCGGCACACAGTACCGTTCGATGATTTTTGCTTACACGCTGAACCAGAAACGTCTGGCCATCGCGTCGCTCAATGCTTACCAAAGAGCTCTGAACCGAAAAGGTTACGGGCAAATTACGACTGAAATTCGCGATGCCGCTGAATTTTTCTATGCGGAGCCTTATCATCAGCAGTACCTAGCCAAGAATCCCGGTGGGTACTGTGGCCTGGGGGGCACTGGAGTCGATTGCCCTGCACGATTCGATACATCTTCGGCTTTCGACAATGATTGA
- a CDS encoding M48 family metallopeptidase, protein MKNCLLCVFFALVLSACATSPLGRTQFMLMPEDQMAAMGAQAFVNMKQQMPIDQNPQTNQYVTCVARALVNEVGGQWEIVVFQDETPNAFALPGGKIGVHSGILRVARNQDQLAAVIAHEIAHVLSRHSNERASQQIAVQQGLNVIQAIANPTSQTGQLMMGALGLGAQYGVLMPYSRMQESEADLVGLELMAKAGFDPQQSIDLWINMEQAGGGQPAEFLSTHPSHATRTQDLKQHMPKALELYRSARAARKTPQCGR, encoded by the coding sequence ATGAAAAATTGTCTCTTGTGTGTTTTTTTTGCGCTGGTCCTTTCTGCCTGCGCAACCTCGCCGCTGGGGCGCACTCAGTTCATGTTGATGCCGGAAGATCAAATGGCTGCCATGGGCGCGCAGGCTTTCGTTAACATGAAACAGCAAATGCCCATCGATCAAAATCCGCAAACGAATCAGTATGTCACTTGCGTCGCCCGGGCTCTTGTCAACGAGGTTGGGGGACAATGGGAGATTGTGGTTTTTCAGGATGAAACGCCCAACGCTTTCGCTTTGCCCGGAGGCAAGATCGGCGTACATAGCGGCATACTGCGCGTCGCTCGAAACCAAGACCAGCTTGCGGCCGTCATCGCCCACGAGATTGCCCATGTGCTCTCACGACACTCGAACGAGCGGGCGTCCCAGCAGATCGCGGTACAGCAAGGGCTGAATGTCATCCAGGCCATCGCCAATCCTACTAGTCAGACCGGCCAGTTGATGATGGGCGCATTAGGGTTGGGAGCCCAATACGGGGTACTGATGCCCTATAGCCGGATGCAGGAAAGCGAGGCGGACTTGGTCGGACTGGAGCTTATGGCCAAAGCAGGCTTCGACCCCCAGCAGAGCATCGATCTGTGGATCAATATGGAGCAAGCGGGTGGCGGACAGCCGGCGGAGTTTCTTTCGACCCATCCATCCCATGCAACTCGCACGCAGGATCTTAAACAACACATGCCTAAAGCTTTGGAACTGTATCGGAGTGCACGGGCGGCAAGGAAAACGCCTCAATGCGGTCGTTGA
- the hslO gene encoding Hsp33 family molecular chaperone HslO yields the protein MSDFDSFQRFLFEDLGIRGELVRLDSSWQAVLERHSYPPAVSSQLGQALAAVLLLSATIKFRGSLILQAQARGPLHTLVAQATHQRTIRGLAHWNGEVTGETLSDIYGPGHLVLTVRNDDSEPYQGIVALEGDDLAGAIQTYFSRSEQLATRLWLTADEQRAAGLLIQELPTQARDRDDWARVEFLADTITPAELLHLPGQELLYRLFNEERVRLFDSEPVAFRCGCSRERIESVLLAMGNQEVESILEKEDSVEVFCEFCNRRYLFDRVDIGGLFADQIKLPPSTTRQ from the coding sequence ATGAGCGATTTTGACAGTTTCCAGCGGTTCTTGTTTGAAGATCTCGGTATACGGGGCGAACTGGTGCGGCTAGATTCAAGCTGGCAAGCCGTACTCGAGCGTCATTCCTATCCCCCGGCCGTTTCGAGTCAGTTGGGGCAGGCTCTTGCTGCCGTTCTCTTGCTCTCCGCCACCATAAAATTCCGAGGGTCCTTGATTCTTCAGGCTCAAGCCCGCGGCCCATTACACACCCTGGTAGCACAGGCCACGCATCAGAGGACCATTCGAGGACTCGCGCACTGGAATGGAGAGGTCACTGGAGAGACCCTGTCCGATATCTACGGTCCCGGACATTTGGTGTTAACGGTGCGGAATGACGATTCCGAGCCATATCAAGGAATCGTTGCCCTTGAGGGAGACGATCTGGCCGGGGCTATTCAAACCTATTTTTCACGTTCGGAACAACTCGCGACCCGGCTTTGGCTGACAGCTGACGAACAGCGCGCCGCCGGCTTGCTCATCCAGGAACTACCCACGCAAGCCCGCGATCGCGACGACTGGGCGCGCGTCGAATTTTTGGCCGACACGATTACCCCGGCGGAGCTGTTGCATCTGCCCGGTCAGGAACTGTTGTATCGGCTATTCAATGAAGAGAGGGTTCGCCTCTTCGATTCCGAGCCCGTTGCGTTTCGATGCGGCTGTTCGCGGGAACGCATCGAATCCGTCTTGCTGGCCATGGGGAATCAAGAGGTCGAGTCCATTTTGGAGAAAGAGGATTCGGTGGAAGTTTTCTGTGAATTCTGCAATCGCCGTTATCTTTTCGACCGCGTCGATATCGGCGGTCTATTTGCCGATCAAATAAAACTCCCTCCTTCAACAACTCGACAATGA